One genomic window of Arcobacter sp. CECT 8986 includes the following:
- a CDS encoding TIGR01212 family radical SAM protein (This family includes YhcC from E. coli K-12, an uncharacterized radical SAM protein.) yields the protein MQEAPYFTFKAYMKNIYNTALHTIPIDLDLGCPNRTKDGIGGCTFCPENGARAAQLLDAKDVEEQIKNAISFSKNRYNANEFMLYIQAYTGTFTSVINQKQIYSKLLNLYKFKAISIGTRPDCLNTKTLEYLQELNEQIDVYIDLGIQTLNDSTLKSINRGHDSKCSIEAIKKIKKYNLKVFAHIIVGFENETREDWLNTVQNIVKQKVDGIKIHNLHIIKNTQLYKQFKTRAFKVYNEYEYADELIFLIRNIPKEIPIIRTSTDTSSTHLIAPIWHMQKGQFVEYINETMNYQGYSQGDLLDKQTLKLKKQNSFTLEDNSVTIWDKTYKDFYHPKSGAYTQANELFIKKSKLEEKLQKNDLNILDIGFGMGYNSLAIIKLPKEKKVNITALDKNRVIIKHSSNLNSNSDEKKILDSIFETLKYEDANNSLQLLLGDARFTITKLEKKYDIVFLDAFLPNLNPSLLTYDFFILLKAVLNKDAIIICSQNNSIIKAGFAKAGFIYEDFNINRTDIKALIIKQGSNTSQDRYYEDPFLIYREKQIVTNFEKNI from the coding sequence ATGCAAGAAGCGCCTTACTTTACTTTTAAAGCTTATATGAAAAATATCTACAATACTGCACTTCACACTATACCAATTGATTTAGATTTAGGTTGTCCAAATAGAACAAAAGATGGAATTGGTGGTTGTACTTTTTGTCCTGAAAATGGAGCAAGAGCAGCACAACTTTTAGATGCAAAAGATGTAGAAGAACAAATAAAAAATGCAATATCATTTTCAAAAAATAGATATAATGCAAATGAATTTATGCTTTATATTCAAGCTTACACAGGTACATTTACTTCAGTAATAAATCAAAAACAAATATATTCAAAACTACTAAATTTATATAAATTTAAAGCCATTAGTATAGGTACAAGACCTGATTGTTTAAATACAAAAACATTAGAGTATCTACAAGAGTTAAATGAACAAATAGATGTTTATATAGATTTAGGTATTCAAACTTTAAATGATTCAACTTTAAAAAGTATAAATAGAGGTCATGACTCAAAATGTAGTATTGAAGCTATAAAAAAGATAAAAAAATATAACTTAAAAGTATTTGCTCATATTATTGTAGGGTTTGAAAATGAAACAAGAGAAGATTGGCTAAATACAGTACAAAATATTGTAAAGCAAAAAGTTGATGGAATAAAAATACATAACTTACATATAATAAAAAACACTCAATTATATAAACAGTTTAAAACTAGAGCTTTTAAAGTATATAACGAATATGAATATGCAGATGAACTTATCTTCTTGATTAGAAATATACCAAAAGAAATTCCAATAATAAGAACTTCAACAGATACTTCATCCACTCATTTAATAGCACCTATTTGGCATATGCAAAAAGGACAATTTGTAGAATATATAAATGAAACGATGAATTATCAAGGTTACTCTCAAGGTGATTTATTAGATAAACAAACTTTAAAGTTAAAAAAACAAAATAGCTTTACATTAGAAGATAATAGTGTAACTATTTGGGATAAAACATATAAAGATTTTTATCATCCTAAAAGTGGTGCTTATACTCAAGCAAATGAACTTTTTATAAAAAAATCAAAACTAGAAGAAAAACTACAAAAAAATGATTTGAATATTCTTGATATTGGTTTTGGTATGGGTTATAACTCACTTGCTATAATAAAACTGCCAAAAGAAAAAAAAGTAAATATAACAGCACTTGATAAAAATAGAGTCATAATAAAACACTCATCAAATCTAAATAGTAATAGTGATGAAAAAAAGATTTTAGATTCTATATTTGAAACATTAAAATATGAAGATGCTAATAACTCTTTACAATTATTATTAGGTGATGCAAGATTTACTATTACAAAACTAGAAAAAAAATATGACATAGTCTTTTTAGATGCTTTCTTACCAAATCTAAACCCTTCTCTTTTAACTTACGATTTTTTTATACTATTAAAAGCCGTATTAAATAAAGATGCTATTATCATTTGCTCACAAAATAACTCTATTATAAAAGCAGGTTTTGCAAAAGCAGGTTTTATTTATGAAGATTTTAATATAAATAGAACTGACATAAAAGCCCTTATAATAAAACAAGGTTCAAACACAAGCCAAGATAGATATTATGAAGACCCATTTTTAATATATAGAGAAAAACAAATAGTAACAAATTTCGAAAAAAATATATAA
- a CDS encoding protein adenylyltransferase SelO has protein sequence MKLDELEFQTKYLDSVDKKFYQLLDATALDDAFLISYNKMLCDEIELDYKECETKDFVEFVNGKKVLKGSIPYSMVYAGHQFGHFVPQLGDGRAINLGSINSWHLQTKGSGLTNYSRQGDGRAVLRSSIREYIISEAMYALNIPTTRALAIIGSNHNVYRGPFEVEKGAIVLRASSSWIRIGTFEFFARSKEAKKNIRQLADFVISENYKHLQNDENKYEKFFYELVDKTALLIAKWQVYGFMHGVMNTDNMSVDGLSIDYGPFSFMDYFDKHCICNNTDIEGRYSYNNQPYIAKWNLIVLADSLSFIADFEKLKAYLETFFSFHEEAYLELMNQRLGLDIHLSGDRNLDLIIRLLKALEDSKIDYNLFFYLLSKIENPDDYSSILDNCIYPEYMKNWIEDYKRVLLLDPRTQNQRCEEMSRVNPKYIIKNYMLQEAIEDAQNGDFKLVNDLLNIAQHPFDEHKEFERYSKATPLEYANIQLSCSS, from the coding sequence ATGAAATTAGATGAATTAGAATTTCAAACAAAATATTTAGATAGTGTTGATAAAAAATTCTACCAACTATTAGATGCAACTGCCCTTGATGATGCTTTTTTAATATCTTACAATAAAATGCTTTGTGATGAAATAGAACTTGATTACAAAGAGTGTGAAACAAAAGATTTTGTTGAATTTGTAAATGGTAAAAAAGTATTAAAAGGTTCAATTCCTTATTCTATGGTTTATGCAGGACATCAATTTGGACATTTTGTTCCACAATTAGGTGATGGACGAGCAATTAACTTAGGAAGTATTAATTCATGGCACTTACAAACAAAAGGCTCAGGTCTTACAAACTATTCAAGACAAGGTGATGGAAGAGCTGTTTTACGTTCAAGTATTAGAGAGTATATAATAAGTGAAGCAATGTATGCTTTAAATATACCAACAACAAGAGCTTTAGCTATTATTGGCTCAAATCATAATGTTTATAGAGGTCCTTTTGAAGTAGAGAAGGGTGCTATTGTTTTAAGAGCAAGTAGTTCTTGGATAAGAATAGGAACTTTTGAATTTTTTGCAAGAAGTAAAGAAGCTAAAAAAAATATAAGACAACTTGCAGATTTTGTGATTAGTGAAAATTATAAACATTTACAAAATGATGAGAATAAGTATGAAAAGTTTTTTTATGAATTAGTTGATAAAACTGCACTTCTTATAGCAAAATGGCAAGTTTATGGATTTATGCATGGAGTTATGAATACAGACAATATGAGTGTAGATGGTTTGAGTATTGATTATGGGCCATTTAGTTTTATGGATTATTTTGATAAGCATTGTATCTGTAATAATACAGACATAGAAGGAAGATACTCTTATAATAATCAACCATATATTGCAAAATGGAATCTAATTGTTTTAGCTGATTCTTTGAGCTTTATTGCAGATTTTGAAAAATTAAAAGCATATTTAGAGACTTTTTTCTCTTTTCATGAAGAGGCATATTTAGAACTTATGAATCAAAGATTAGGACTTGATATTCATTTAAGTGGAGATAGAAATCTTGATTTAATAATTAGATTATTAAAAGCATTGGAAGATTCAAAAATTGATTATAATCTTTTCTTTTATCTGTTATCAAAGATTGAAAATCCTGATGATTACTCTTCTATTTTAGATAACTGTATCTATCCTGAATATATGAAAAATTGGATAGAAGATTATAAAAGAGTTTTACTTTTAGACCCTAGAACTCAAAATCAAAGATGTGAAGAAATGAGCAGAGTAAATCCAAAATATATAATAAAAAATTATATGTTACAAGAAGCAATAGAAGATGCACAAAATGGTGATTTTAAATTGGTAAATGATTTATTAAATATTGCTCAACATCCTTTTGATGAGCACAAAGAGTTTGAAAGATACTCTAAAGCAACACCTTTAGAGTATGCAAATATTCAGTTATCTTGTTCTTCTTAA
- a CDS encoding DoxX family protein, whose protein sequence is MNTTTSEDLGKLLLRLTLAVLMLFHGYAKIKYGVSFVEGLLIKNNMPSFLAYGAYIGEVLAPILIIIGYKTRLCALVIIINMIVAIFLAHPADMLKLSQVGAPLLETIYLYIFGYIAVILLGAGKISVDGK, encoded by the coding sequence ATGAATACTACTACATCAGAAGATTTAGGGAAACTACTTTTAAGATTAACACTTGCTGTATTAATGCTTTTTCATGGATATGCAAAAATTAAATATGGAGTAAGTTTTGTTGAAGGATTATTAATAAAAAATAATATGCCTTCTTTTTTAGCTTATGGAGCTTATATAGGTGAAGTTCTAGCACCAATTTTAATAATTATTGGATATAAAACACGACTTTGCGCTTTAGTTATTATAATTAATATGATTGTTGCTATTTTTCTTGCACATCCAGCTGATATGCTTAAATTATCACAAGTAGGTGCACCACTTTTAGAAACTATATATTTATATATATTTGGATATATCGCAGTTATTTTATTAGGTGCTGGAAAAATTTCTGTAGATGGAAAGTAA
- a CDS encoding metal-sulfur cluster assembly factor, which yields MSSFTKEQLKETEDKIIFNLKQVYDPEIPVNIYDLGLVYGIDFEQKDPYLFVTITMTLTSPACPVADSLIDQVKYVTQAVDLVDEANVNLVFDPVWDKEMISEEGKDLLMMNGTMI from the coding sequence ATGAGCAGTTTTACAAAAGAGCAATTAAAAGAGACAGAAGATAAAATAATATTTAATTTAAAACAAGTATATGACCCAGAAATACCAGTAAATATTTATGATTTAGGGTTAGTTTATGGTATTGATTTTGAACAAAAAGATCCATATTTATTTGTTACAATTACTATGACATTGACAAGTCCAGCTTGTCCTGTTGCAGATTCACTAATAGACCAAGTAAAATACGTTACACAAGCTGTTGATTTAGTAGATGAAGCTAATGTAAATTTAGTTTTTGATCCTGTTTGGGATAAAGAGATGATATCAGAAGAAGGTAAAGATCTTTTGATGATGAATGGAACTATGATTTAA
- a CDS encoding SufE family protein: MIENKIEEIKDDLEIFDDDLQKYEYIIDLGKSLEPLEEEHKKDENLVQGCTSKVWLVCEKEDDKLIFKADSNAAIVKGLVKILLTIYSGLTPNEILQMDKQVLHELKLEEIITPNRQSGVQGMIKRINEYAKAFA; this comes from the coding sequence ATGATTGAAAATAAAATTGAAGAGATTAAAGACGATTTAGAAATTTTCGATGATGATTTACAAAAATATGAATATATAATAGATTTAGGTAAAAGTTTAGAGCCTCTTGAAGAAGAGCACAAAAAAGATGAGAATTTAGTACAAGGCTGTACTTCAAAAGTTTGGCTTGTTTGTGAAAAAGAAGATGATAAACTAATTTTTAAAGCTGATTCAAATGCAGCTATTGTAAAAGGATTAGTAAAAATTCTACTTACAATTTATTCAGGTTTAACACCAAATGAAATTTTACAAATGGATAAACAAGTACTTCATGAGCTAAAACTTGAAGAGATAATTACACCAAATAGACAAAGTGGTGTACAAGGTATGATTAAAAGAATTAATGAATATGCAAAAGCCTTTGCATAA
- a CDS encoding aminotransferase class V-fold PLP-dependent enzyme, with protein sequence MYKEDFPFFKNTNTVYLDNAATTQKPSIVIDKIVEYYTHFCANTHRSNFGDANRATKEFENTRNILKDFINAKDSKQIIFTKGITESLNLIAATFAKKFKTVIISSLEHHSNVTPWHMQGRTLHDGLEVVNIKDNLEFDYEHFEELLKANPNSLVSVTHVSNAFGTRHDIKKIAQLTHKYDSYIMVDAAQSVAHFKVDVQDLDVDFYGMSGHKTYGPTGVGALYVKEELLKELPVYQTGGATINDVNFERSIMLDSPYKYEAGTQNIAGVIGFSQALNYLNNIGIEKVFEIEDELYKYLHNELEKIPGIILYNNVSNAIGSKSFNIESINCEDVGILLDKMHIAVRAGHHCAQPIMKKLNIDGTIRASVAFYNTKDDIDKFIEGLKKAIMMLKD encoded by the coding sequence ATGTATAAAGAAGATTTTCCTTTTTTTAAAAATACAAATACTGTATATTTAGATAATGCAGCGACAACACAAAAACCAAGTATAGTAATAGACAAAATAGTTGAATACTATACTCATTTTTGTGCAAACACTCATAGAAGTAATTTTGGTGATGCAAATAGAGCTACTAAAGAGTTTGAAAATACTAGAAATATTTTAAAAGATTTTATTAATGCAAAAGACTCAAAGCAGATTATCTTTACAAAAGGAATAACAGAATCTTTGAATTTAATAGCTGCAACATTTGCAAAAAAATTCAAAACTGTAATTATCTCTTCGCTTGAACATCACTCAAATGTGACTCCTTGGCATATGCAAGGAAGAACACTTCATGATGGATTAGAAGTTGTAAATATCAAAGATAATTTAGAGTTTGATTATGAACACTTTGAAGAGTTATTAAAAGCAAATCCAAATTCACTTGTAAGTGTAACTCACGTTTCAAATGCTTTTGGTACAAGACATGATATAAAAAAAATAGCTCAATTAACTCATAAATATGATAGTTACATTATGGTTGATGCAGCACAAAGTGTTGCCCATTTTAAAGTTGATGTACAAGATTTAGATGTTGATTTTTATGGAATGTCTGGACATAAAACATATGGACCAACTGGTGTTGGAGCATTATATGTAAAAGAAGAGTTATTAAAAGAGCTTCCAGTTTATCAAACAGGTGGAGCAACAATAAATGACGTAAACTTCGAAAGAAGTATTATGCTTGATTCACCATACAAATATGAAGCAGGAACTCAAAATATTGCTGGAGTAATTGGTTTTTCTCAAGCATTAAACTATTTAAATAATATTGGTATTGAAAAAGTTTTTGAAATAGAAGATGAATTATATAAATATTTACATAATGAACTTGAAAAAATTCCAGGAATAATTCTTTACAATAATGTATCAAATGCAATAGGAAGTAAAAGTTTCAATATTGAGAGTATCAATTGTGAAGATGTTGGAATATTATTAGATAAAATGCATATTGCAGTTAGAGCAGGACATCACTGTGCACAACCAATTATGAAAAAACTAAATATTGATGGTACAATTAGAGCTAGTGTTGCTTTTTATAATACTAAAGATGATATTGATAAATTTATTGAAGGATTAAAAAAAGCAATAATGATGCTAAAGGATTAA
- a CDS encoding SufD family Fe-S cluster assembly protein: protein MKVIDIKNLDISILPTKKVEEFRSFNIYPYFEKEFHFQKEEKVDLNKYNYLKDEHFINIFFVNNKIVLEDEIDKSIEISHNSFEDSSSNKLYSLNSYLEKEVTTLTIKNELEKPLNIINIFEGDNKFFTSSLNIEANVDCDILETFHNEENKDYFISANRKYVVKQNVKANIAKVQTLSDAQIIVNYKTQVEDNATLNLVNLEYKANLAVNIFDSKLEYENANFNFDGIIKNSKKQKSANIMFVEHIAKSSISDVKIKHLLDDEAHALFDVASKVQNSALYSKAFQNSQTILLSDDARINANPRLEIFIDELEAAHGASCGALDEDQLYYLCSRGISKDKAKEMIIDSIELKVIKKIELKAIRRYIKNLKRLNHV from the coding sequence ATGAAGGTAATTGATATAAAAAACTTAGATATAAGTATTTTACCAACTAAAAAAGTTGAAGAGTTTAGAAGCTTCAATATTTATCCTTATTTTGAAAAAGAGTTTCATTTTCAAAAAGAAGAAAAAGTAGATTTAAATAAATATAACTATTTAAAAGATGAACATTTTATAAATATCTTTTTTGTGAACAACAAAATTGTATTAGAAGATGAAATTGATAAAAGTATTGAAATTTCACATAATAGCTTTGAAGATAGTAGTTCAAATAAATTATACTCTTTAAATAGCTATTTAGAAAAAGAAGTTACAACACTTACTATAAAAAATGAGCTTGAAAAACCTCTAAATATTATAAATATCTTTGAAGGTGATAATAAATTTTTTACAAGTTCATTAAATATTGAAGCAAATGTAGATTGTGATATCTTAGAAACATTTCACAATGAAGAGAATAAAGACTATTTTATAAGTGCAAATAGAAAATATGTAGTAAAACAAAACGTAAAAGCAAATATTGCAAAAGTACAGACTTTAAGTGATGCACAAATTATAGTAAATTATAAAACTCAAGTTGAAGATAATGCTACTTTAAACTTAGTAAATTTAGAGTACAAAGCAAATCTTGCAGTAAATATTTTTGATAGTAAACTTGAATATGAAAATGCAAACTTTAACTTTGATGGAATTATAAAAAATAGTAAAAAACAAAAAAGTGCAAATATAATGTTTGTTGAACATATTGCAAAAAGTAGCATAAGTGATGTAAAAATCAAACATTTATTAGATGATGAAGCACACGCTTTATTTGATGTGGCATCAAAAGTTCAAAATAGTGCTTTATATTCAAAAGCTTTTCAAAATAGTCAAACTATTTTATTAAGTGATGATGCAAGAATAAATGCAAATCCAAGATTAGAAATCTTTATTGATGAACTAGAAGCAGCACATGGTGCAAGTTGTGGAGCATTAGATGAAGACCAATTATACTATTTATGTTCAAGAGGAATTAGCAAAGATAAAGCTAAAGAGATGATTATTGATTCTATTGAGTTAAAAGTAATTAAAAAAATAGAGTTAAAAGCAATTAGAAGATATATAAAAAATTTAAAGAGATTAAATCATGTATAA
- the sufC gene encoding Fe-S cluster assembly ATPase SufC → MLKIENLNVSIANKHILKDFNLEIKEGEVHVLMGTNGVGKSTLVKALSDHYDCEVSSGKIDFKGKDLLELDASERANEGIFMSFQNPVEVEGVNNMYFLKTAVNEKRAYKNEEEVNSAHFLKEVKSIIKEYNINDEIIKRNVNEGFSGGEKKKNEMLQMLLLKPDLILLDEIDSGLDIDAIKLVAKAVNSLLDGKRSVLMITHYDRLLELIKPDYVHILKDGKISKSGDYSLALELQEKGFEGLGEG, encoded by the coding sequence ATGTTAAAAATAGAAAATTTAAATGTAAGTATTGCAAATAAACATATATTAAAAGATTTTAATTTAGAGATTAAAGAGGGTGAAGTTCACGTTCTTATGGGGACTAATGGTGTAGGAAAATCAACATTAGTAAAAGCACTAAGTGATCATTATGACTGTGAAGTAAGCAGTGGAAAAATTGATTTTAAAGGTAAAGACTTATTAGAACTTGATGCAAGTGAACGTGCAAATGAAGGTATTTTTATGAGTTTTCAAAATCCTGTTGAAGTTGAGGGAGTAAATAATATGTACTTTCTTAAAACAGCAGTAAATGAAAAAAGAGCATATAAAAATGAAGAGGAAGTAAATTCTGCACATTTTCTAAAAGAAGTAAAATCTATCATTAAAGAATATAATATAAATGATGAAATCATCAAAAGAAATGTAAATGAAGGTTTTAGTGGTGGAGAAAAAAAGAAAAATGAAATGCTTCAAATGCTTCTATTGAAACCAGATTTAATTTTATTAGATGAAATTGATTCAGGATTAGATATTGATGCAATTAAACTTGTAGCAAAAGCAGTTAACTCTTTACTTGATGGTAAACGTTCTGTTCTTATGATTACTCACTATGATAGATTATTAGAGTTAATTAAACCTGATTATGTACATATTTTAAAAGATGGAAAAATTTCAAAATCTGGTGATTATTCACTTGCATTAGAGCTTCAAGAAAAAGGTTTTGAGGGATTAGGAGAAGGATAA
- the sufB gene encoding Fe-S cluster assembly protein SufB → MKNETINNVISNDYSLGFETIVNSETFPKGLNEDVIKAISAKKEEPEWLLEFRLKAYKKWLTMEEPDWAGLNYDKIDYQDFSYYSAPKKPIGSLDEVDPEILKTYEKLGIPLEEQKKLAGVAVDAVFDSVSVKTTFQKELEDLGIIFCSISEAANKYPDLLKKYLASVVPYTDNYFATLNSAVFTDGSFVYIPPNTRCPMELSTYFRINALNTGQFERTLIICDEGSYVSYNEGCSAPIRDDSQLHAAVVELVALKDAHIKYSTIQNWYPGDKDGKGGILNFVTKRGICKGDNSKISWTQVETGSLVTWKYPSCILKGNNSSGEFYSVALTSLAQQADTGTKMIHIGENTKSTIISKGISALNGVNAYRGLVKIAKSAKNARNISSCDSLLIGSNSAAHTYPYQEIRNSTAKIEHEATTSKISDDQLFYIRQRGIKEEDAVSLIVNGFCKDVLEELPMEFVVEAKALLDISLEGSVG, encoded by the coding sequence ATGAAAAATGAAACAATAAACAATGTAATATCTAATGATTATAGCTTAGGATTTGAAACTATTGTAAATAGTGAAACATTTCCAAAAGGTCTAAATGAAGATGTAATAAAAGCAATATCAGCAAAAAAAGAAGAGCCAGAATGGCTACTTGAATTTAGACTAAAAGCTTATAAAAAATGGTTAACAATGGAAGAGCCTGATTGGGCAGGTTTAAATTATGACAAAATAGATTATCAAGATTTTTCTTATTATTCTGCACCAAAAAAACCAATTGGTTCTTTAGATGAAGTTGACCCTGAAATTTTAAAAACATATGAAAAATTAGGTATTCCACTTGAAGAGCAAAAAAAACTTGCAGGAGTTGCAGTTGATGCAGTTTTTGACTCAGTATCAGTTAAAACTACATTCCAAAAAGAGCTTGAAGATTTAGGAATAATATTTTGTTCTATTTCAGAAGCAGCAAACAAATATCCAGACTTATTAAAAAAATATTTAGCTTCGGTTGTTCCTTATACAGATAACTATTTTGCGACATTAAATAGTGCTGTATTTACAGATGGAAGTTTTGTATATATTCCACCAAACACAAGATGTCCAATGGAATTATCAACATATTTTAGAATCAATGCTTTAAATACTGGACAATTTGAAAGAACACTTATCATTTGTGATGAAGGAAGTTATGTATCTTATAATGAAGGCTGTTCTGCACCAATTAGAGATGATAGTCAACTTCACGCAGCAGTTGTTGAATTGGTTGCATTAAAAGATGCACATATTAAATACTCAACTATTCAAAACTGGTATCCTGGAGATAAAGATGGTAAAGGTGGAATTTTAAACTTTGTTACAAAAAGAGGTATTTGTAAAGGTGATAACTCAAAAATCTCTTGGACACAAGTTGAAACAGGTTCACTTGTAACATGGAAATACCCATCATGTATCTTAAAAGGGAATAATAGTAGTGGAGAGTTTTACTCTGTTGCTCTTACTTCATTAGCTCAACAAGCAGATACAGGTACAAAAATGATTCATATAGGTGAAAATACAAAATCAACTATTATTTCAAAAGGTATTTCTGCATTAAATGGTGTAAATGCTTATAGAGGTTTAGTAAAAATTGCTAAAAGTGCAAAAAATGCAAGAAATATATCATCATGTGATTCATTACTAATTGGTTCAAATAGTGCAGCACACACTTATCCTTATCAAGAGATAAGAAACTCAACTGCAAAAATTGAGCATGAAGCAACTACATCAAAAATATCTGATGACCAACTTTTTTATATAAGACAAAGAGGTATAAAAGAAGAGGATGCAGTTTCACTAATAGTAAATGGTTTTTGTAAAGATGTTTTAGAAGAATTACCAATGGAATTCGTTGTTGAAGCAAAAGCGCTTCTTGATATATCTTTAGAAGGTAGTGTTGGTTAA
- a CDS encoding amino acid ABC transporter permease, which produces MFSNIMYEFNWTSVYEYKQKFIDGFFMTIAISIFALILSLILGLFFAYAQSSKIIFLRFFARFYVEVIRGTPLLVQILIFFYVFANNLGFENRYIVGVFILAIFSAAYVCEIIRAAIQSIEIEQYETSISLAMSNYQMYRYIIFPQAFKRMLPALTGQFASIIKDSSLLSIISISEFTMNAQEVNAYTYSTLESYIPLAIGYLLLTYPISFYTKKLEKSIK; this is translated from the coding sequence ATGTTCTCAAATATTATGTATGAATTTAATTGGACAAGTGTATATGAGTATAAACAAAAATTTATTGATGGTTTTTTTATGACTATTGCAATTTCAATATTTGCTTTAATTTTAAGTTTAATATTGGGGCTATTTTTTGCATATGCACAAAGTTCAAAAATAATATTTTTAAGATTTTTTGCAAGATTTTATGTAGAAGTAATTAGAGGAACTCCATTACTTGTACAAATACTTATATTTTTTTATGTTTTTGCTAACAATTTAGGATTTGAAAATAGATATATTGTTGGTGTATTTATATTGGCAATATTTTCAGCTGCATATGTATGTGAAATAATTCGTGCAGCAATTCAATCAATAGAGATAGAACAATATGAAACAAGTATAAGTTTAGCAATGTCAAATTATCAAATGTATAGATATATAATTTTTCCTCAAGCATTTAAAAGAATGTTACCAGCATTGACAGGACAATTTGCATCAATAATAAAAGATTCATCACTACTTTCTATTATATCAATTAGTGAGTTTACAATGAATGCACAAGAAGTAAATGCATATACATATTCAACATTGGAGAGTTATATACCTTTAGCAATAGGATATTTACTTTTAACCTATCCTATTTCTTTTTATACAAAAAAATTAGAAAAAAGTATCAAATAA
- a CDS encoding transporter substrate-binding domain-containing protein — translation MKRLVYVIFIIAFTLVFSGCQDDEKKVENKNTLTVGMELAYPPFEMSDKKGNPSGVSVDFAKMLARSMNKELKIENIAWDGLIPSLKTGKVDMIISSMTITDERKKSIDFSIPYARTSLAILANKNSNVKDINDLNQKDKTIAVKKGSTGHLYAKEHLKNANILVFDKESACVLEVVQGKADGFLYDQLTIYRNSVKHKDTTVALLKPFQKNFEYWGVALRQGDKDLKEKVDEFIKKAKDDGTFDDFAYKYLEDAKKTFDSLNIPFFF, via the coding sequence ATGAAAAGATTGGTCTATGTCATATTTATAATAGCGTTTACTTTGGTTTTTTCAGGTTGTCAAGACGATGAAAAAAAAGTTGAAAATAAAAATACCTTAACAGTGGGAATGGAACTAGCATATCCACCTTTTGAAATGAGTGATAAAAAAGGAAATCCATCTGGAGTTTCTGTAGATTTTGCAAAAATGTTAGCTCGTTCAATGAATAAAGAATTAAAAATTGAAAACATTGCTTGGGATGGATTAATACCATCACTTAAAACTGGAAAAGTTGATATGATTATTTCATCTATGACAATAACAGATGAAAGAAAAAAATCTATTGATTTTTCAATACCTTATGCAAGAACATCACTTGCAATTTTAGCAAACAAAAATTCAAATGTTAAAGATATAAATGATTTAAATCAAAAAGATAAAACTATTGCTGTAAAAAAGGGTTCAACTGGACATTTATATGCAAAAGAGCATTTAAAAAATGCAAATATTTTAGTATTTGATAAAGAGAGTGCTTGTGTACTTGAAGTTGTTCAAGGTAAAGCTGATGGATTTTTATATGACCAATTAACTATATATAGAAATAGTGTAAAACATAAAGATACAACTGTTGCACTATTAAAGCCATTTCAAAAAAACTTTGAATATTGGGGTGTTGCTTTAAGACAAGGTGACAAAGATTTAAAAGAAAAAGTTGATGAGTTTATAAAAAAAGCAAAAGATGATGGAACTTTTGATGATTTTGCATACAAATATTTAGAAGATGCTAAAAAAACATTTGATTCATTAAATATACCATTTTTCTTTTAG